CATGAAAACTGGACTACCGAGGCaaatagcaaataaaaaaaagtaatggtcTCCAAAATTTGCATGTAGAAGTACAGCTATCCCGATCACATCCGATTATAGATATTTGATCAAATCGCTTTTCATTACTACATTGTAAAAAGTGAGTGAAAATATTACAGCAGGACAGGAAGTCATCAAGGGTTAGTTGTAAGTAATGCACTATATTTGGTAGCTGAACACAAGAATTAGAAAATCATCCTAACATTCAGGTAGAGCAGCAATAGTAAAAGTGTCTAAGACTCCTTGTTGAGGCCATCTTCATCATCACTGATGTGCGTCCTCTCTTCAGACACTCCACTTTCATCTATGTTTTCTAGCTCATCCGCCCGCTGGATTGCCAAATCTTCCAGATTGACAGTAGGTAGTGTGTTCTGCTCTGGATAGACCCAAGGCTTGAAATGAGGGTCGTGTTTTCTCTTCCATTCAGGATACTTTATACCAGCTTTGTAAATCTTCTTCATTGCCTGTATAGAATCAGTTGTAGCATGTGAGAATACAAGTCTTGTACATCCACAATATCAAATTGGCATTCTGCTCTAGCAGGTTTCTTGATTTAGAGAGTGTATTGATTTAGTGCTGCGCTATTACTATATTGGGGCAGTTCTGTCAAATTTATAGCGATTGTGGGTTTCTAAAATTTCTACAATCAATGTAAAACTTGAGCTAATAATGCATGTCCTCCATACTGCGGGGCAATTGGAAGGCGATTCTTTGGATGGAATTCACGCGATTCTCCCCAAGGCCGGGCTCCCACAACTGTATGTGTAAAAATTGCAGCGTTTTACCGGAGAAGGAACTGTGTACTGTCGCGTTTTTACTTGTGTAGGCACAGCActttttatgcaaataaggaagatggaacaatgcctctgcagcgccacctattggatggcagaattccttcaaatcaatgtaggactttttaacaagtctgtaaagcaatgattggaaatagaaaaccatacacagacagctgtttcggggtgtttacccctcatcggtgtgcagtaggtttctggcttagccgGTGAGAGgcgtgttccatcttccttatttgataTACCCAGAGGCGCATGCAtgactttataagtctcctcattcacctctTTTGGGGGCTTTCCTTGGGGAGGGACAATGCCATCCTCCGACCCATTCACCCCTTAGGTtcttcacacactttttgggtgctctccttaaggagagatgactgTATTTTTTACGCACGATGTCGTCCTGCActggctttttaaaaaatgtatttctttctcaagtctcctagcaacatgcgcaAAAAATGCGACATacacttgcatatatttattgTGTAAGTGGaataatgaaaatcaatgtactttcacctACACCATTTACCATGTATTACATTCGCGTACATtatacgtttgtgtgagcccggcctaagcctTAATCTTAAACTTCTGGGACCTAGTGCACGTCTGTAAGAGGGATGGGGTCACTTAAGTgcaatttataatactggtgtctgcaGCATAAAGGTCTTTGGATTTAACTGCTACATCTGAACCCCCTATAGCGACACCCCTGGATTCTCCCAATATTCTTGGTGGAATTCTGCCCTGTACTGATACCAGCATTAAGTGTAGGCTTCAGTCTGAGTGTAGACCAATTCACTGGAAGTGCACACCGATGGCTGTTATCAACCTGACATCATATGGGGTTGTGGGACACAGTTGGCGCACTATGAGTCCATACGGGTATCCAAATAGGTACTCTATGGTATTATTCCAataaacacagcaggactactCAAATTAAAATTGGCACAATTTAGTTGGGCAATGTATGGCGCTATCCTATAGACTTTGCGTAGCACTATTTAAAAACGGGCTGCATGGCACCATTAAAGATGAACCCTTTTTAAAATGAAACCAGCACAGCAAATAGCAGATTACCAGAAGTCTGGCTTCTCTCACCTCTAATCAATCATCCGCTACTGGTGAAACGTAGCATAAAAGGATGGCAATGCAATCAAATGTCTGGCCATGTAAAGCACAGACACGCTGGGTCCACCAGTACAGAGGTcactttcgggggggggggggggggggggggggagggggaaggcacccaaaaagtgtgtggagatacctagggggcaagtgggtcaggggatggtatagtctctctccaagaagagcacccaaaaggtgtgTGAGGACACCTAGAAGGTGCATGAGGagacttagggcccatttacaccagccgatgatcgccgataaggttttttttttgcgatcgttttagcgataatcggtgcatgtaaatgtgcacccatcgtccgcttttcaggcactgatcgttaaattcaagctaacctaaaaatcggccTTCACTCATCAGAatttctccatggggagtgctgatagcattgtttccccgtggagaacaaaaggatctgagcacagataatagccttgggctattaactgcattcaacacaggcttcatttgcacacctaattggtatttaagtagctgagtagctacttaatacaaaatgatcgctcaaaggtgTTACTCAAAGgtcctttgagcaatcatcttctggtgtaaatgggcctttataaaaGGTCATGCACGTTCCTCTGggtaaatgtatgcaaataaggaagattgaaTTAGTATTTCTGTTTAAAGGTGACACATACCAGATATCCAAGATTTGGCCGGACCATTAAGGCACAAGCAGGCTTAGTCTTAAAGACATTAAAAAGGTCAATTTTCTACACCAGTGTGTTCTGCATACTTCGTATTAAATCCCCATGGCCATTAGATGGCAGGGCATTAAATAAACGCCACTTTTATATGACCATAAAGAACTGCCAGCTATACAGTCACTTCTAAAACCAAAGTTTGAGGGTGCTGAAGGTACAGCAGCAAAATGTGATATGGACAATCTCTTTATCTAttctcagaatagatcatcaaaaggtgattgctgggggtccacaACTTAGGACCACTGGCGATCAGTTGTTTTTCAGTCTATGTATATGGAGTTATCATGATGCACCTGTCATACTATAGTGCATTTATTTTGTAGCGATCGAGCAATATAGAGTTTATTATTGCAACCCTGGATTAATTTCATGCATTTTTGATGAGTACTGTATGAGGCCCCATCTACTGTTGTAGCTATATATGTATGTCCAGTAATGAAGATGTTCTTACCTTTGGAGCCACAAATTGAGAAACTTTGTTCACCACCCACTTTGGTAATGACccttcaatgaaaaaaaaaaaaaatccatgttaACCACACAAATATAAGATTTAGAAGAGGCCAGCCATTTTGATAGGTTGTGGCTTATTATAAAGAGTGTGAAATGTCCATTAGCTTGAAGTTGGCCGAACGCTTGTTACGCTGCACGTCCATGGTGACTTTTCTGTTCACAATCTCAGCACTAGCACCACCTTATGGTCAAGTAGTCTTACTGCAAACTTATAACAATACACAATGAGGGTACCTTGTTCAAGATTTACCACTTCTACAAATCCCTCTATAAAATAATTGTGTACATACCTTGATGTGTTACTTCAAAGGAAGAGCTTTTATTACtcaacattttatatatacatgAAACAAAGTAtgcaaggacaaaaaaaaaaaaaaatatgaccatCTAGGTTTGGTCcattaccctccaatgttgatccagaggaaggcaaaataagaTCCTTACGTAATAAATTGTTTGCGTTTGTAGAAATTCTAAATACATTTAGAATGGAACGGCTGTCACCATTTTGaccaacagaaaaattaaaattacgGCCCAATAATATACCATGAACAGACTATGGAGTAAATCTGGGTGTCTTGAAAACCGTATTAGTTCTAGAAGTCTTAGTATTCCCAGGTACTCTGTCACAGGTCAGTCCATAGAACTGGCCTTTCTTAAAAGTTGAAAGCTACATGTAATTTGCCCAATACCAAACTAGTGCAACAATACAAAAAATGAAGGATTTTACAAGGCTGCTTCCCAAGAACTTACAAAAAGATGCATAGTCATGTTACCTTTTGGGTCGACTTGTGTAAGGTAGTAGAGAATACAGCTGTTGTCTCCGTTGGCTTTAATAAGATATCCAGTCTGCAAGGAAACTGCTCTGACGAAGTCTCTTCGAGGAGGATGTTTCTGGAACGAACAGAAGCTATTGTGAGGAAAGCATATCGTATACCCATCACCGAAAATCTAAAACCTTAGTCCACCAGGAGTAGGACCAGTCACCAGAATAGGCTGCCCTTAAATACAGCCAGGTCTATTGTTCCCTTAGCCCAAATAATGGTTGTGGCGTGCCAGctgcaatcaggaagtggagccgAGGTGACGTCACAACATCAGCCCTGATCCACATGACTGCGCCCTTGGCATCGATgagtgccttcttcctgtcaaAAATCTTCTAATAGGGTTCAGCATATAATGTGCAATGCTTCTCAACCCTGCTACAATATCTtttgtggtgtatggactgaatGGTCAACAGGGCGGCGTTTTCTACATACATCTTTGTATGGAGTATTTTTGTCTATATGCATTTAAATTCATAAGCAGCAACCTAAAAAAGTATTGGACATATACTAAAATATGGTGTTCTTGAATGGCCTACCACTCACGCTTGTTTGGGAGCTGCCGGCCAAGCTGGTTTAAAACTTTGCTCTACAACCCTTAACAGTATGCTATAAAAATAGCTCATTAAATAATTTAGTAGAAATATATTGTGTAGCGTCATCCATGGTTCATAAGGTTGACCTCAGACAAAGGCAGAGGGGAGTCGATCATGGAAGGGCGTTGTTGAAGTCTACTCTCCGTCTCTGGGAGGATGAACATTAACTTCCTTCAGGTCGATTTATCTCCATACCATGGATGCCAAGTAGAACGTGGTTTTGCTTTTCTTTATCTTAGGGATATACTATTTATACTTCCTACTTGTATCTTTTGATCTTACATGTCTTGCATGGTGATATCTTGCAcataaagtggggaaaaaaaagttgattTTAAGTAAACtcaattaacccctttagtggcatgctcggaaaatctctggggcttgctgcacttaACCACGCAGTTAAAGCCcgaaagatttctgtggacagctctagtgctaaaatgctggccaggacacagttattgtgccactgtacacgtttgccacgtcgaattacctcaggaaaatctctggtcttgccaagctgacatggtaataataaacctgccactaaaggggttaatatttggcCTGCGTATATGTGACGCCGTGTACATGTACAGGTctacaatttatttttatttttttacatataaatGTATGTAGCCACTTTCAGCTGTCAGATAAAAAGGTGTAATACTTCAAAATGTGTTACATGCTTATTCCACAAGTCCTTTGAAACAATTactagtgtatatacactagtATCTGACAGATCCCCATGGACGCCAACACAACTTTCAGTTCAGTATATCTAGGTCCTCAGAACCTCAAGGCTACCGCATCGAAAGATCTTGCAGGCCCACATGCCAAAACAACCTCCTACATACCATGGACAGCCCCTGCCTTCAACGTTCTCTACtctccctattttttttttctatcactgaAACCCGGACAACTTGTTTTTaacatacaaaaaatatatttaacgAACTTTTGCAAATCTGAACACATTAAATGAAACTTTACAACAAAAGTAGAGTTTTTTTCAAAGCTTACCGGATGCTTCACTGAGTAATTTATTATCATGTAATCATTGCCAAGTGGCAGCCATGATCTCAGAGTCACAAAATCTCTGTTCTTCAGTGGACTTGGACACTTCCCTgtaatgaaggaaaaaaaacaacaaaaaacagtgTAGTAAAATCAATTTGGACTCAAACTGCCCACAACCCTTATGCTGTTAAGATCCTTACATGAGTAGTACCCCACATCAGCATTGACTGTGAGTCTTCCAATGTCATAGGTATCAATCATGTTTGTATCCCACTTTTTGCGGTAGCTGGTGTCATGGAGGACGTCATAGAGAACCTCTGCAGGAACATCTTTGCAAATAATACGCATCTGTGAAAGCACACAAGACAACGAAAACGACAATGTTAGATTAAAATATGAATATTTCTTCATTGTGTAAAATGTAGGAAGTCTCCAACATATTAAGCAggcgtagtggcccagagttaacagggtcccctccagaatggcCCTTACAcatcgacttaagttgaaaaacagctttacttaaaggggttgtctcatgaaatcaagtggggttatatacttctgtatggccatattaatgcactttgtaatatacatcgtgcactaattatgagccatacagaagttattcacttacctgttccgttgctagcgtccccgtctccatggatccgtctaaaatcgccgtcttctggcgattttagacgcgcttgcgctgtgcggtcttctccgtggtgaatggggccgctcgtgccggagagctggtcctcgtagctccgccccatcacgtgtgccgattccagccaatcaggaggctggaattggcaatggaccgcacagagcccacggtgcaccatgggagaagacccgcggtgcatcgtgggtgaagatccccgcggccatcttggtaaggtaagtaagaagtcaccgcagagcggggattcgggtaagtactaaacttttttttttttaacccatcccttgtgtttgtctcgtgccgaacgagggggcctattgaaaaaaaaaaaaaaaacccgtttcggcgtgagacaacccctttaagagcaatgttactcaagggtttactgtattactgtttgcaggactgaaagggttaatgtctgttaTGTCCTatctgtctgaaaaatgtatcattttgtgtgtaTTGTTTGTGGTCACATAGGGGTTGCTTGATATAGGTATTTGCAAGAACACAATGCTAGGGAGCTGAGAGAGACCGTCAGTCTGTTAGTCAGTCTGAGGACTAGTGAGTGACAGACACTACAGAGAGGTTGTCAGGTCAGTCTGTGCGTAAGGAGAATGGAAGCGTCCGAGAGGTGGTCTGTTGCGTCTGCCTGCGCCTAGCCTTAACCGCCATCTATAACCGAGTGAATGTACCTGGACTGGGGGAAAACACATGGAAATCGCATGGGTTTGGAGTGGGAGAAAGGAACCACTAGCAAGCAAGAAGTGTGAGTGATTGGCAGGAGAGAGAAAGAGTTACTGGGAGAGTTAatacctacagataactgggactgtagagataCAAATACCTCGTGAAGCCTCCTTGCATCACTACTGTAAGAATTGTTGTGCTGTTGTCATGAATATTTTTTAGGTAAACGAGCAGAACCAAATGTTCCCAGTTCCTGTTCGGAAAAGTATACTTTGTGAGTGGACTGCTTTATTTCCCGGAATTTACATCTCCAAAAGATCCACCGGAGATGATGGAAcgatggcatcacgagtgacaagttgGACTATAGGTAACCAGTAAGGAGGGTCGGGTCTTAAGCTACCCTTAGGGAAGAGATGTCAGAGCCCAGTGACAAGGTTATCTCTACccagctgtctcctcggctgagggcctgctccttggacactgcacaGGCGCAACCTCCAAAGTGTACGCGATAaaggtgaaaaaagaaaaaaaggaaattcgATAGCTTGAACAACTCTTTCCGATTATTCCAGTATGGTCTTGAAATGGTTACCAAAACAGTAACTAACGCATAAATAAGGTACAGGTGATAAGACACACATCTGATGTAAGAGAGTCAATCAGTAGAGGTTTGGTTAAACAGTTCTTTCTAGAGGCATATCTTGAAGCAGCTGGACGCCAATACAAAACATGCGACAGGAGAGCTGCCCCAAGCAGTTATACTGTCGAAGGTAAAATGGCGCCCGTCCCCCCtcaaaaatgaaaacaaagagCGCCAATACATAAGATACctaacacatatttgaaccattgagactcaTCTGAAGTAATAGGATTGTAGTATCCCCAGTAATGGCCCTAATAATAGTTATAGTGATTCCCCCATAGTATTAGTGATCCAGTTAGTAGCTCCATTAGTaccagtgacccccatagcagtCTCAATAGTTCTAGTGTCCCACCTATTAGCCTCCGGCCCAGCAGCAACCCCCCCGGCAtatcactcacccagcctgcagctgcagTCCGGCAGCAGACGCGGCTGCTGAATTTATGACCAGCGTCTGTGTAGGATTTGCGTCTGTTGAGTCTATAGCCAGCGTCTGCTTAGTATTGCCGCTAATGAATGATAGCGGCAGCCAACAGAATTGCAACAGCTGTAATTTGAGCTTTATCATCAGTAGCAGGGCAAAAATATTCTCTGTAGCTCAACTCTTAAAAAACAAACAGTCTAAAAAACAAGGGTGTGCTGGAAGCTGAATGGTTGCTGTGGGTAACTTCCACTTTTGCgccagtttttaaaaagtgttaacCTGACTCAAATTCATTATATCTATAGCAGTTAAAGAGCAAATGATCCCTACTCACAGCTCTATAAATCTACATTGGCATTGTGGAAATTTTTGCCCCCTCCAGTTgtgcaacttgaagctcctggaccccaatacaAAGTCTGTCTCCTCCACAGGCTTGAACTTGTTACAGGTGAATCCTCTGGTGGGCCCTAAGCCAGGGTAGGCCCCCAGCCCACCACCAACAGCATATATTGGGAGTCTACCACTTCctactgcattctccatatatgtcAATAGAAAGGTGGCTGTATGTGCATGTGGCCATGTTTCTACTAAAGTTTATGAAAAACGCAGTGGTGAGGAATATTTGAACAGGGACAGATATTTGTATGTAACTGTACACTGGGCCCTCAGAACATAGTTTTATTGGTGGGCCCCAAGCACCCCAGTCCGACACTGGTCCTTCACCCATCATGAACAATAAATCACGTCTTGTTTATGGCAGAGAGGCATTTGACAATATAGAACAAGGTTCACAACTTGTGGCCTGCGATGCCATTCTGTGTGGCTGCAAACCACCTGATACAGTTATTCTTGATGGTGTCTGGTGGTTGTTGACATGCATTTTCCATGTCCGAGAGAAAAGTGGATAGTAAGACAGGCAAGTACCAATGGTGCACTGTGTGGACACCTTTGAGGCCCCTCTGTATTGGTAGAATGGTCGACCCGTGTGGCCctccagaaaaacaaaaaaagagattCAGTGGCAATGCATGAATGCAGCCATCCtccttgtttaaaggggttgtcccgaggcaaaagtgacttttttctgcccagtcccccttctaaatcaaacattacaatgtacacgtgtaaagaAGGTTTAAAGAAGGTTTAAACTCACCATTCTagcgtttcatcaacttataaaacttcttccaaagatggccgccggtcctttcccagggatgcaccgcggttttctcccacgatgcaccgcgggtcttctcccatggtgcaccgtgggctctgtgcggtccattgccgattccagcctcctgattggctggaatcggcacatgatggggcgaagctacgcgaggacgcgtagaagggggcggagccagaacgccgctcgtgcccggaccgaccagaagggagaagacccttctgcgcaagtgcgtctaatcgggcgattagacgctgaaattagacggagccatggagacggggacgccagcaacggagcaggtaagtgaataacttctgtatggctcatatttaatgcacgatgtacattacaaagtgcattaatatggccatacagaagtgctgaaccccacttgctttcgcgggacaaccccattaataaaACAGTTAGCATTTCAGCAACTCACATAACATATAATGGAAAACCACTGCATGGATGGGCTCTTCCTTTCTGAAGTGTAAATACAGAATAAGGGGACCCTCACTGTCTGCATATGAACAGCTTCCACTTCCAAGACTGCCACCTATCAGACATCTATGGCAATACCCCATTTATTGTGGCTCTTGGAGTTGCTCACTCTGACAAAGTGGCCTTAGACTAGAAAAGGTTGTGCATTAGGGATgtgcgagcattgtccttagcgagtagctccccgctcggcagagaaggttcggctgccggcgcgggtgacaggtgagttgcggcggtgagcagggggagcggggaggggggagagggagagagggatctcccctcttttcctccccgctctcccctgctgctccccgcccggcaccggcagccgaaccttctcttccgagcgggcaggtactcgctaagggcaatgctcaatcgagcaattgcccttagcgagtatgctcactcatctctattgtgcaTCCCTGCCTTATTGTATTTGACATGAAAAT
The nucleotide sequence above comes from Eleutherodactylus coqui strain aEleCoq1 chromosome 2, aEleCoq1.hap1, whole genome shotgun sequence. Encoded proteins:
- the LOC136611224 gene encoding START domain-containing protein 10-like, with the protein product MVHIPDDADFNSFQEQCESPEGWQCQYNKGGVTVWSHEQDNSKAVKKLKMRIICKDVPAEVLYDVLHDTSYRKKWDTNMIDTYDIGRLTVNADVGYYSWKCPSPLKNRDFVTLRSWLPLGNDYMIINYSVKHPKHPPRRDFVRAVSLQTGYLIKANGDNSCILYYLTQVDPKGSLPKWVVNKVSQFVAPKAMKKIYKAGIKYPEWKRKHDPHFKPWVYPEQNTLPTVNLEDLAIQRADELENIDESGVSEERTHISDDEDGLNKES